tcctcccctcagcagcgcACTGCTCAACTACCttttcccctgcacattgactcggtatcggtactCCTTGTATTTAGACTTTATTTTaccatttcattttttattagtATATTTTGGatatgtgaaattattttgatgtgatatgaaagtagggGGCTTTGTGTTTCTAGAACTATACCACAAttaagaatcaaatcaaatttgattggtcgcATATACAtattgcagatgttattgcaggtggcAGCGAAATGTTTGTTTCTAgcaccaacagtgcagtaatacctaacaatacacacaaatcaacaacaaaaaataataaagaaatgTAGAAATatcaggacgagcaatgtcaTAGTCCGGAATATGAATATACATGTATATAATgttgtgtatagacattatgaacagtatatgaatagaacatgtgtctacagcagtagttatataggatgagccttgaatagaatacagtatatacatatgaagtgggtaaaacagtatgcgTACATTATTAAACTggctatgtacatagggcagcagtctctacggtgcagggtagagtaccgggtggtagccgactAGAACAGTGATTAAGTTattgggtggaggctggctagtagtgactatttaacagtctgatggcctgaagatagaagctgtttttcaatgtcttggtcccagctttgatgcatctgtacgtACTGTCTgctccttctagatggtagcagggtgaacaggccgtgactCGGGTGggtgaggtccttgatgatcttcttggccttcctgtgacaccgggtgttgtagatgtcctggagggcaggcagtgtgcccccggtgatgcgttgggttgACCGCACGACCCACTGGAGAGCTCTGCTTTTGTGGATGgtgcaattgctgtaccaggcggtgatacagcctgacaggatgctctcaatggtgcatctgtagaagttcatAAGGTTCTTAGGGGCCAAGCTAAATTTCTTTAAGCCTTCTGATGTTTAAGAGGCATGTTtaagaggcactgttgcaccactgtctgtgtgaagggaccatttcaggttgtcagtgatgtgcacgcagaggaacttaaagcttttgACCGTCTCCACTGCAGCTCCgccgatgtggatgggggcatgctctctctgctgtctcctgtagtccctgATCAgttccttcgttttgttgacattgagggagacgttattttcctggcaccactccaccagggccctcacctccatgtaggctgtcttgtcattatTGGTAATCTGCAtgcttgatgattgagttggagacgtgcgtggccatgcagtcaaaggagtacaggagggggctgagcacacaccatTGTGGGGccaccatgttgaggatcagcgtagcagagGTGTTGTTGAACAGAATTCtagcataggtattcctcttgtccagatgggatagggcagtgtgatggcgattgtgtcgtccgtggatctgttgggacggtatgcaaattgtagtgggtttaGGGTGTCGAGTAAGGTGGAGGgtatatgatccttaactagcctctcaaagcacttcatgatgacagaagtgagtgctacggggcgatagtcatttagttcagttaccttcactttcttgggtacaggaacaatggtggacctcttgaagcaagtggggacaacagactgggatagggaaagATTGAATATGTTTGTAAACACTTCAGCCAGCAGGTCTGCGTATGATCTGAGGACTCTGCTTTgttaacattctctgtttcacgaaATCATGGatctctccggatatactgtccaCATCTTTACAGCCAGGGGGGGTCTCCATACATTGCATGGAAAGAAAGAACTCTCTGGGAAAAAGAAAGGTGGAGGTGTACGTTTCATGATTATCTACTCATTGTGTGTTTGTGGTTAACGTACAAGAACAGAATTTTGTTTGTTCTCCCTATCTGGAATGCCTCaccatcaaatgccgaccgcattacctCTCGAGAGAATTCTCTTCAGTCATCGTCACGACCATGTATATTCACATTTAGATGgaatatttggctgttttggctgtTTGAGCCAATTCGCCTCTAAGCAGAACATATAAGGTCCTTGGACTATAAGGAGTAACGTTAGGCTCCTTTAGTTTATTATTGGGCTACCCAGGCCCATGTTGTGCATCTAAAGGTTAAGAACATAAATTGTGAATGAatgatattgtattgtattgcacCCTCTAAACTTTTTCCACTGATCCCTTCTCCAATATTCATGTAATCTGTTGTTGCTAGCAATattcataaaaaatacaattgtatttatattttgagaTCTGGTCGCAGACTCCCTGCAGTGTCGGACCCACTTTGGGAACCCCCGGCTAACTCGTTAAAAGTTTGTCTAGCTCAACCTTCATTTTTTAAGACATTGGATGTCAATGGTAGTTATTTTTGAGACAAAGTACAGGATTAGTTGATTTATTTTAGATCAGTAGACGTTAATTATTGCAGGCGTACCAGACAGGAGGTAGGTCTACATGTCATTGAGTTTTCTGTTTTATCCTTTCTCCTTTCCTCCAGACCGCCAGCAGtgtactctttctttctctgaagAGGAGGTTCCCCCTGAGCAGCAGCAGTGTGAGCAGGAGTGGAGCCCCAGTCTGAGACAGGAGGACCCAGAGCCCACACAGATtaaagaggagcaggaggaactCCGGAGCCGTCAGGGAGAAGAGCAGATTCAAGGGATTGAGGCAGAGACCATAGAGTTCATATTCAACCCTGTATGTGTGAAAAGTGACCTTGATGAAGACCCAACTCAGCCCTCACATCTCTATCAAGCCCAAAAGGagggaaacggagagagagacacactacccAGTACTAcaactgaaaatatcaaaacagAACCTGATGGAGACATCTATGTAGAATCAGAACCAACCAGTGTCTCTCAGCCTTTCTCTACAGTAAATCCAGACTGTTCTGCAGCTCAGAGTGAAAACAGTCAAAGTGTCAGTGGTATGGAGACTGGAGGACCTCCGTCAGGTTTTAAGTCAGTCAAATCAAAGAGAACAAAGATGATAAAAGGACAAAGCTCCTGTGTCAAGAAATCTACACAGTTGACCCTCCTGAAATCACCCAGTCAAAGTCATGCTACTCCTTGTTGTTGTAAGGTGTGTGGCAAGTCTTTTCATCACATGGGTACATTAATCAAACACGTGCAAATTCATACAAAGGATGAAGAAGGtatttgtggtgtgtgtggaaaATGTTTTCAGTCCACAGAAAGTATGAAAGATCACCTCCAAACTCACATTGCAGATAGGTTTTGTTGTCATGTTTGTGGTAAAGGGTTCACCTTAAACAGTAATCTAAAAAGACACATGAGGAGCCACACAAGAGAGAAACCATATGGCTGTCATTATTGTGGCCAGGGATTCAGCACTGGCAGCACTCTGAATAGACACATTAGgattcacacaggggagaagccattTTGCTGCCCTGATTGTGGCAAATCATTCACTCAGAGTGGACATCTAAAAATACACATGAGGacccacacaggggagaaaccacaTAGCTGCCCTGATTGTGGCAAAGGATTCAGCATTGCCAGTAATCTGTCAGTGCACATGAAGATTCACACAGGAGATAAAAGACAAAAGGATTCAGCACTGGCACCAATCTGAATGTGCACATGAGAACTCAGGGGAGAGACCATACTGATGTCCTCATAGTAGAAATGTATTTCCCAATCAGgtacattgaataacagacacaCCAAGGAAGCACTTTAAATGTGTGATACTGGCAGTATTTTTCTAAATGATAGAACTCTGATAAAGTAACATGAAGAACAATCACAAGAGGGAGGAAACATGACAGTGTGCTGTTTGGGGAGAGGTCTGGAGACAGAAGATTGAGAGGCACATTGTACAGTGCCTttaaaaagtattcataccccttgacttattccacattttgttgtgttgtagCCTGAATTCATAAtgacttaaatacattttaaaaatcccctcacacatctacacacaatgccccataatgataaagtgaagagaaaaaacaaacattttttaatgaaatcttatttacataagtattcacacccgagtcaatactttgtagaagcaccttagaCATACAGACAATCTGCTTTGCACATCTTGAtatggggattttctcccattcttccttgcagattttctcaagctcttaagttagatggggagtaGCGGTGAACTTCAAGTCTGGGcattgactgggccactcaaggactttcatattcttgttctgaagccattccagtattactttggctgtatgcttggggtcattgtcctgttggaaagtatATCTTTGACCCAGTCTAAGGTCATTTGCACTCTGAaacaggttctcatcaaggatttgcctgcaTTTGACTCCATTCATTGTTCCATCTATCCTTACCAGcgtctcagtccctgccgctgaaaagcatccccatagcatgatgctgccgccaccatgtttcacggtagggatggtgttagacgggtgatgagctctgtcaggttttctccagacatagcactTTGCTTTCAGGCTAAAGAGTAAactttttgtctcatcagatcacagaatcttttgccttatgctcagtctttcacgtgcctttttgcaaactccatgcATGCTGTCAGGTGCCTTTTTCCCAGGAGTGGCTTCTGAAAGGAATTTTATAACATCTGTACATTATAGGAACACCTGTAATTACAAAAGTACAATGATTAATGTTTTGCTTTAGCTTGAGATTAAGAATCAGTGGTAGAGACTTTGTAAGTGCATGAAGAGGTCGACTGTACAAAAGTCATATGCCTGTTTGTTGAAACTATACTTTCAGTTCCTGTCGTTGCTGTGTTCCAGGCTTACTTCTGCTAGCACATGATAGCAATAGGAGGAAGAAGGATTGGGAAATTAACTGCAAATAACAATAAGCTGAACTCCGCTTAGCAGAAACATCTTTGTATTTGCAACTATTAATTATGAGCTTATATGGTATTAAAGTTAAGGGACATCACCCTGGGCGGGGTGAACCTCAGTTGGGGATAAATGGGAAAACATCTTTTGAACTAAGTGTGTTACTTGCAAATTACTGTAAGTATATACTCCGGCTTGCAATCCGGCTTGCAATCCTTATTAAATAAACTAACCTCTGATCAAGGAAGTTTCCCGTGGTCTCTTGTATGAACATAGGGCAGAATTCCCTTGCATTTCCATCTggtcactctcccataaagcccagattggtgaggTGCCATAGAGACTGTTATCCTTCTTgcaagttctcccatctcagccaaggaactccaTAGTTCTGTcggagtggtcattgggttcttggtcacctccctgaccaaggtccttcttgcccggttgctcagtttggtcggacggccagctctagccAAAGTcagggtagttccatattttttcacTTTCCCAATGATTGAGACCACTGTGCTCAATCAAACATTCAACATTCAACTCAACataaattgttttatacccttccccagatatgtctCATCACAATCCtggagatctacggacaattccttggacttaatggtatagtttctgctctgacatgcactgtcaattatgggacctttatataggcaggtgtgtttctttctaaatcatctccaaacaattgaattggccacaggtggactccaatcaagttgtagcgacatctcaaagatgatcaaaggaaattggatgcacctgagctcaattttgaatgTCATAgcaaagaggtgtgaatacttatgtaaattagatatgggTGTATTTCATTTTCAGTCAATTAGAATTtttttctaaaaacatattttcactttgtcgtaagagggtattgtgtgtagataggtgagaatgatttattt
This genomic interval from Salvelinus alpinus chromosome 6, SLU_Salpinus.1, whole genome shotgun sequence contains the following:
- the LOC139578281 gene encoding zinc finger protein 135-like: MSQIRLLRVFLNERLTAAAEEIFGVVEKTVAEYQEEVVRLQRLLDIVLQPEINMPRADRQQCTLSFSEEEVPPEQQQCEQEWSPSLRQEDPEPTQIKEEQEELRSRQGEEQIQGIEAETIEFIFNPVCVKSDLDEDPTQPSHLYQAQKEGNGERDTLPSTTTENIKTEPDGDIYVESEPTSVSQPFSTVNPDCSAAQSENSQSVSGMETGGPPSGFKSVKSKRTKMIKGQSSCVKKSTQLTLLKSPSQSHATPCCCKVCGKSFHHMGTLIKHVQIHTKDEEGICGVCGKCFQSTESMKDHLQTHIADRFCCHVCGKGFTLNSNLKRHMRSHTREKPYGCHYCGQGFSTGSTLNRHIRIHTGEKPFCCPDCGKSFTQSGHLKIHMRTHTGEKPHSCPDCGKGFSIASNLSVHMKIHTGDKRQKDSALAPI